A section of the Solea solea chromosome 17, fSolSol10.1, whole genome shotgun sequence genome encodes:
- the LOC131443932 gene encoding trace amine-associated receptor 1-like — MDAEVAANRTQVVADIHPCYVIENLNYVLTRTPSVICVLLYIFLVLLSVITICGNLLVIISIIYFKQLHTTTNSLILSLAVADLLVGIVVFPFSMAFSLSSCLYHEDLFCKVRGSCDITLSTCSILNLCCISIDRFYAVCRPLTYRTKINHHSVAVMILLSWGVSVLIGIGVMTAGLNSEECEDRCLIDLVTTNTIGAILSFYLPVIVMLCIYLKIFIVAQRQARSIHNTISQSTKSGATVSKMERKATKTLAIVLGVFLLCWLPFFLWITVQPVANNAVPVPVIETLNWLTLSNSMLNPFIYAFFYSWFRSAIRMIITGKIFQGDFANSKLF; from the coding sequence ATGGATGCAGAAGTGGCTGCCAATAGGACGCAAGTTGTGGCTGACATACATCCCTGCTATGTCATAGAGAACTTGAATTATGTGTTGACAAGAACGCCTTCTGTTAtatgtgtattattatatatcTTCCTTGTTTTACTGTCAGTCATTACGATATGTGGAAACCTCCTTGTGATAATCTCCATCATTTACTTCAAACAGCTGCACACGACTACAAACTCCCTCatcctctctctggctgtggccGACCTGCTTGTCGGGATTGTTGTCTTTCCTTTCAGCATGGCCTTCTCCCTCAGCTCGTGTCTGTACCATGAAGACTTATTTTGCAAAGTGCGGGGCAGTTGTGATATAACCCTGAGCACATGCTCCATTCTGAACTTGTGCTGCATTTCTATCGACAGATTCTACGCAGTGTGTCGGCCTCTGACCTACAGAACTAAAATAAACCATCACAGTGTTGCGGTCATGATCCTGCTGAGCTGGGGTGTTTCTGTGCTGATTGGGATTGGCGTGATGACTGCCGGGTTAAACAGTGAAGAATGTGAGGACAGATGTTTAATCGATCTCGTTACAACAAACACTATTGGGgctattttgtcattttacctCCCAGTGATTGTAATGCTCTGCATCTACCTGAAGATTTTCATAGTTGCACAGAGACAGGCTcgcagcatccacaacacaatcagccAGAGCACAAAGTCTGGAGCAACAGTCAGTAAGATGGAGAGAAAGGCCACAAAGACTCTGGCTATAGTCTTGGGAGTTTTTCTTCTGTGCTGGttgcctttctttctttggaTCACGGTTCAGCCTGTTGCAAACAATGCAGTCCCTGTCCCTGTGATTGAGACACTTAACTGGCTCACACTGTCAAATTCAATGCTGAATCCATTCATATATGCTTTCTTTTACAGCTGGTTCAGATCAGCTATCAGAATGATCATCACTGGGAAAATATTTCAAGGTGATTTTGCCAACTCTAAATTGTTTTGA